The window CGCGGCGCTGGCCGTGCTGCTGACCCGCTCCGACTTCGGCCGGATCCTGATCGCCGTCGGGGACAACCCACGCACCGCGCACCTCAGCGGGGTGCGGGTCCGGCGGGTGCGCACCATCGCCTTCATCCTCAGCGGCCTCGCGGCAGCCGTCGCCGCCATCCTGATCGGTGGCTACAGCGGCGTCTCCTTCCAGGCCGGCGCCGGCCTGGAGTTCGGGTCCATCACCGCGGTCGTCCTCGGCGGGGTCGCGCTGGGCGGCGGCCGTGGGTCGGTCGTCGGCGCGATGCTCGGCGCGGTGACCCTCGAACTGCTGTTCGCCCTCATGAACTTCTACGGCGTCTCCGGCGCACTCAGACCGACCGTCCAGGGCGCCATCATCCTGTTCGCCGTGGCGGTCGCTACCCGACGTTCCTCGTCGAGATAGGGGATCCTGGTGCAACGTCGCCTGACCGCGCTGTCCGCGGTGGCTCTGCTCGCCCTCGCCGGCTGCGCAACGGACCAGCCGACCGTAGCCAGTACCGGCGGGTCGTCGGCGCCGGCAACAGGCACCGGCGACCAGTCGAAGTTCTTCGTGCAGGCCGACTACGACAACGAGCTGGCGCTCCTCGACGCCACTCCGACCGGCCCAGCGGACAAGCCGTGGGAGCAGGTGCTCGACCCGACGATGGTGGACACCGCGAAGTACGCCAAGGCCGGCCCGTACAAGATCTGCTTCTCCAACGCCGCGCTGAACAACCCGTGGCGGCAGGTCGGGTTCAAGACCATGCAGGCCGAGGTGGAGGCACAGGCGGACCTGATCGAAGAGTTCGTCCACATCGACGCCGAAGGAAAGGACCAGAAGCAGATCGCCGACATCAACGACCTGCTCGGCAAGGACTGCGACGCGCTCATCGTCTCGCCGAACACCACCGCCACGCTCACCCCGGCGGTCGAGGCGGCCTGCCGTACCGGTCTGCCGGTCGTCGTCTTCGACCGGGGAGTGGACACGGACTGTCCCGTCACGTTCATCAACCCCATCGGCGGGTACGGCTTCGGCCACGTCGGCGCCGAGTTCGTCAGCCAGCAAATGGACCCGGGCGGCAAGCTGCTCGCCCTGCGCATCCTGCCCGGCGTCGACGTGCTGGAGACCCGCTGGTCCGCCGCGAAGGTCGTCTTCGACCAGGCGCAGGTCGACGTCGTAGGAGTCGAGTTCACCGACGGCGACCCGGCGAAGACCAAGAAGATCGTCGACGACTACATCCAGCGGTACGGCACGATCGACGGTGTCTGGATGGACGCCGGTGCGGTCGCCGTCGCCGCGGTCGAGGCGTTCCAGGACGCCGGCCAGCCGGTGCCACCCATCAACGGCGAGGACCAGCTCGACTTCCTGCGGATGTGGAAGGACAACGGCCTCACCGCGATCGCACCCACCTACCCGACCTACCAGTGGCGTACCCCGGTGATCGCCGCCCTGCGCATCCTCGACGGCCAGCAGGTGTCCAACCCGTGGAAGCTGCCGCAGCCGACGATCACCGAGGACAATCTGGACAGCTACCTCGACCCGGACATGCCACCGCTGCACTACGCGATGTGCG is drawn from Micromonospora sp. Llam0 and contains these coding sequences:
- a CDS encoding substrate-binding domain-containing protein, yielding MQRRLTALSAVALLALAGCATDQPTVASTGGSSAPATGTGDQSKFFVQADYDNELALLDATPTGPADKPWEQVLDPTMVDTAKYAKAGPYKICFSNAALNNPWRQVGFKTMQAEVEAQADLIEEFVHIDAEGKDQKQIADINDLLGKDCDALIVSPNTTATLTPAVEAACRTGLPVVVFDRGVDTDCPVTFINPIGGYGFGHVGAEFVSQQMDPGGKLLALRILPGVDVLETRWSAAKVVFDQAQVDVVGVEFTDGDPAKTKKIVDDYIQRYGTIDGVWMDAGAVAVAAVEAFQDAGQPVPPINGEDQLDFLRMWKDNGLTAIAPTYPTYQWRTPVIAALRILDGQQVSNPWKLPQPTITEDNLDSYLDPDMPPLHYAMCGCTGLPGYPQRWK